A region of Chloracidobacterium sp. DNA encodes the following proteins:
- a CDS encoding PIN domain nuclease translates to MIVVDSSVWIDYFGQVDKPHTTKLQSILGVEQIAVGDLIMTEVLQGYSRENEFDAALKVLTGFDLIVVGGQRVSIESAKNYVRLRSLGFTVRKTIDALIATRCILSGYKLLHNDRDFLPFEKHLGLKCVH, encoded by the coding sequence ATGATTGTCGTCGATTCTAGCGTCTGGATCGACTATTTTGGACAGGTCGATAAGCCACATACTACTAAGCTGCAAAGTATTTTGGGTGTCGAACAAATCGCTGTTGGCGATTTGATCATGACTGAGGTGCTGCAAGGGTATAGTCGGGAGAACGAGTTCGACGCGGCACTTAAAGTTCTTACTGGATTTGATTTGATTGTGGTTGGCGGCCAAAGAGTTTCTATCGAATCGGCGAAAAACTATGTTCGTTTACGTTCGCTAGGGTTCACCGTTAGAAAAACTATTGATGCTTTGATCGCGACACGATGCATTCTAAGCGGCTATAAGCTGCTTCACAACGACCGCGACTTCCTACCATTCGAGAAACACCTGGGCCTTAAATGTGTTCATTGA
- the kdpA gene encoding potassium-transporting ATPase subunit KdpA, whose product MTTNGILQILLFFFVLTILAKPVGIYLLKVYNGERTILSIIFAPVERLLYAITRVDSSGEMNWKQYGIAMLLFSLVSSLALYAVQRLQFYLPLNTQEFAGPSEHSSFNTAVSFVTNTNWQSYVGETTMSYYTQMTGLALQNFLSAAVGMALAIVFIRGIARFETDKLGNFWVDLVRGTLYVLLPLSFVAAIFFVSQGVVQNFKAYDTARLTDSFVVQVDKKDDDGNVITDEAGENVKEDSTIDTQTIAQGPVASQLAIKMLGTNGGGFFNANSAHPFENPTPFSNFIQMLLIFLIPAGFTYTLGRMVKSQGHGWAVFGAMSFLFLAGTFITYGAESRGNPLYPVSVNQTVVGGNFEGKETRFGVANSALFATVTTDASCGAVNSMHDSFTPIGGMVLLVNIMLGEVVFGGVGAGMYGILVMIILTVFLAGLMVGRTPEYLGKKIEAYDVQMGMLYILIFPLIILVFTAISAVSPDFGLTSLNNQGAHGLSEILYAFTSGTGNNGSAFAGISANTLWYNTTLGIAMLVGRFFMIIPMLAIAGNLASKKTVPATLGTFPVNTPLFAVLLVSIILIVGALTFFPVLSLSPILEHFQMYAGQTF is encoded by the coding sequence ATGACTACTAATGGAATTTTACAGATACTTCTGTTTTTCTTCGTTCTTACAATACTCGCAAAGCCGGTGGGCATCTATCTGCTCAAGGTTTATAACGGTGAGAGGACGATACTCAGCATCATTTTCGCGCCCGTAGAGCGTCTTCTTTATGCGATCACGCGAGTTGATTCGTCAGGCGAGATGAACTGGAAGCAATACGGTATCGCCATGCTGCTTTTCAGCCTGGTATCATCGCTCGCTCTCTACGCGGTCCAGCGGCTTCAGTTCTATTTGCCGCTCAACACGCAGGAGTTTGCGGGCCCGTCTGAACACTCGTCGTTCAACACGGCCGTTTCATTTGTCACTAACACCAATTGGCAAAGTTACGTGGGCGAGACGACTATGAGCTATTACACGCAGATGACCGGCCTCGCCCTGCAGAACTTTCTCTCGGCCGCGGTAGGCATGGCGTTAGCCATTGTGTTCATTCGCGGAATCGCTCGTTTCGAGACTGACAAACTCGGCAATTTCTGGGTTGATCTCGTTCGCGGAACATTGTATGTGCTGTTGCCGCTGTCCTTCGTTGCCGCAATCTTTTTCGTATCACAAGGTGTTGTCCAGAATTTCAAGGCCTATGACACTGCCCGATTAACCGACTCATTTGTCGTACAGGTGGACAAAAAAGACGATGATGGAAACGTCATTACTGATGAAGCCGGTGAGAATGTCAAAGAAGACAGCACGATCGATACGCAGACGATCGCCCAAGGACCAGTGGCATCACAGCTGGCTATCAAAATGCTTGGCACGAATGGCGGTGGATTTTTTAACGCAAATTCTGCGCATCCGTTTGAGAACCCGACGCCGTTTTCGAATTTTATTCAGATGCTGCTGATCTTCCTCATTCCGGCCGGATTTACGTACACGCTCGGACGGATGGTCAAGTCGCAGGGGCACGGTTGGGCAGTATTTGGAGCAATGTCATTCCTCTTTCTTGCCGGTACATTTATAACTTACGGCGCGGAATCGCGAGGTAATCCGCTTTACCCCGTTTCAGTTAACCAAACTGTCGTTGGGGGAAACTTCGAGGGAAAGGAAACGCGATTCGGCGTTGCAAATTCAGCGTTGTTCGCTACGGTTACCACGGACGCGTCTTGCGGTGCCGTCAATTCGATGCACGACAGTTTTACCCCGATCGGAGGTATGGTGCTTCTCGTGAACATTATGCTCGGCGAAGTGGTTTTCGGGGGTGTCGGCGCGGGGATGTATGGAATTCTCGTGATGATCATCCTTACGGTCTTTCTCGCTGGGTTAATGGTTGGCCGCACGCCCGAGTATCTGGGCAAAAAGATCGAGGCGTACGACGTCCAAATGGGGATGTTATATATATTGATCTTCCCATTGATCATCCTTGTTTTCACCGCGATCTCGGCGGTCTCACCCGATTTCGGGTTGACATCATTGAACAATCAAGGAGCCCACGGATTGTCGGAAATCCTCTACGCCTTTACATCCGGCACTGGCAATAACGGCTCTGCATTTGCCGGAATAAGTGCCAATACCCTTTGGTATAACACAACACTCGGCATAGCTATGCTCGTAGGAAGGTTCTTTATGATCATTCCGATGCTGGCGATAGCCGGTAACCTTGCGAGCAAGAAAACCGTGCCGGCAACTCTCGGGACATTTCCGGTGAATACACCGTTATTCGCTGTTTTGCTGGTCAGTATTATATTGATCGTCGGGGCACTTACTTTTTTTCCAGTCCTAAGTCTATCTCCGATCCTGGAACATTTCCAGATGTACGCCGGACAGACGTTTTAA
- the kdpF gene encoding K(+)-transporting ATPase subunit F, whose amino-acid sequence MNWETILALICTGLLLIYLVYALLRPERF is encoded by the coding sequence ATGAATTGGGAAACTATTTTGGCGCTAATTTGTACGGGATTGTTGTTGATCTATTTGGTTTACGCGCTGCTGCGCCCTGAAAGATTTTAA
- a CDS encoding PEP-CTERM sorting domain-containing protein: MRNINFRVVLSATIVASVLAGFTTSINAAPVRFDQVVQVINARPGKSGTGSLTQLKVAGDYSFLFGDDDDDKKKGTAPQDGRVITETKSDIVKDDVCDCEEPDHERRGFPKWALLGLAAIPIAFILIKDDDDKTPTPTPSVPVTPSQTPTPHTPSMTPTPMTPPPSPTPPQPVPEPVTILLFGTGLASIGLAARRKYGKKGIGETEDEDK; this comes from the coding sequence ATGAGAAATATTAACTTTAGGGTAGTCCTTTCAGCCACAATAGTGGCTTCGGTCTTGGCAGGTTTTACAACCAGCATCAACGCGGCTCCGGTCCGTTTTGATCAAGTTGTTCAGGTCATAAATGCGCGTCCCGGCAAATCCGGAACGGGTTCGCTCACGCAGCTCAAAGTTGCGGGCGACTATTCGTTCCTTTTCGGTGACGACGATGACGATAAGAAAAAAGGCACTGCTCCCCAAGACGGCCGCGTTATAACGGAGACCAAAAGCGACATAGTCAAAGACGATGTCTGCGATTGCGAAGAACCGGATCACGAGCGTCGCGGTTTTCCAAAATGGGCTCTGTTAGGATTAGCTGCGATACCCATCGCGTTCATTCTTATCAAAGACGATGACGATAAGACGCCGACACCCACGCCGTCTGTTCCTGTGACGCCATCACAGACACCGACACCGCACACGCCGTCGATGACACCTACTCCGATGACACCTCCGCCATCGCCGACTCCGCCGCAGCCTGTGCCGGAACCGGTCACGATCCTGCTCTTTGGAACAGGCTTGGCATCGATCGGACTCGCCGCTCGCCGCAAGTACGGCAAGAAGGGAATTGGCGAAACTGAAGACGAGGACAAATAG
- a CDS encoding type II toxin-antitoxin system VapB family antitoxin, whose amino-acid sequence MRTNIEIDDKLMKDTLKVTGLKTKREAVELGLETILRLKRQEREAKKLRGKLHWEGDLEEMRLDR is encoded by the coding sequence ATGAGAACGAATATCGAGATCGACGATAAGTTGATGAAAGACACGCTAAAAGTTACCGGATTAAAAACAAAACGCGAGGCGGTCGAGCTTGGGCTCGAGACAATCTTGCGTTTGAAACGGCAGGAACGGGAAGCGAAAAAGCTACGAGGCAAACTGCATTGGGAAGGAGATCTGGAAGAAATGAGGCTTGATAGATGA
- the kdpC gene encoding potassium-transporting ATPase subunit KdpC, whose product MKNITTSVLLILVFTVSLGILYPLAVWGVSQVIFPNQANGSLIRNAKGEIVGSELIGQNFTSAQYFHSRPSAAGNGYDAGASSGSNLGPTSKKLIDRIKADTEALQTENLNARVPADLVTTSASGLDPHISPAGAEFQIPRIAKERGLSESALREVVAKFNEERQLGFLGEPRVNVLKLNIELDRQKPVSK is encoded by the coding sequence ATGAAAAACATAACTACATCTGTGTTACTGATCCTTGTATTTACTGTCTCTCTCGGTATTCTCTATCCGCTCGCGGTTTGGGGTGTGAGTCAGGTCATATTCCCGAACCAGGCAAATGGGTCGCTCATTAGAAATGCGAAAGGTGAGATCGTGGGCTCGGAACTCATCGGGCAGAATTTTACTTCTGCTCAGTATTTCCACTCGCGTCCGAGCGCCGCTGGCAACGGATATGACGCCGGCGCTTCAAGCGGTTCGAATTTGGGCCCGACGAGCAAGAAGTTGATCGATCGTATTAAGGCGGATACGGAAGCGCTACAGACGGAAAATCTAAACGCTCGCGTGCCAGCCGACCTTGTGACAACTAGCGCGTCTGGGCTTGACCCGCATATTTCACCGGCCGGGGCGGAATTTCAGATCCCACGAATTGCCAAAGAACGTGGACTTAGTGAGTCGGCATTACGTGAAGTGGTCGCAAAATTTAACGAAGAGCGACAACTGGGCTTTCTCGGGGAGCCTCGAGTCAATGTCTTAAAGTTGAATATTGAACTCGACAGACAAAAACCGGTATCAAAATAA
- a CDS encoding glycine--tRNA ligase codes for MSAPNIETIVSLSKRRGFVYPASDIYGGLGSSWDYGPLGVELANNIKKSWWNWLVYERDDIEGVDSSIIQNRLVWKYSGHEDTFSDPLVDCRDCNSRLRQDKLDTNADGKHLCSSCGSTNLTDPRDFNLMFRTTVGAASADDDPTALAYLRPETAQGIFVNFKNVLDTSRRKLPFGIAQIGKAFRNEVTPGNFIFRTREFEQMEVEYFCRPESAPQIHQDWIDAYGVWLDSLGIARENIKHYEQTKEELAHYSDRTVDFLYRFFPEREDEDKQFDELLGIANRTDYDLRVHSKKPEDAEGKRINPDSTEDLSYFDPQTNERFYPYCIEPSIGVNRTLLAVMMDAYTEKTNDKGEVRVILQLKPALAPIKVAVLPLAKNNDEIVTLAKKLKRELQPSMRAVYDDTGGIGKLYARQDEVGTPFCVTVDHESLVDNAVTVRDRDTWEQERVGVDALKEYLQKRLQ; via the coding sequence ATGTCTGCACCAAACATTGAAACTATTGTATCGCTGTCCAAGCGTCGCGGGTTTGTTTATCCGGCATCGGATATTTATGGCGGGCTTGGCTCGTCTTGGGATTACGGGCCGCTGGGCGTTGAGCTGGCAAATAACATCAAGAAAAGCTGGTGGAACTGGCTTGTCTATGAACGCGACGATATTGAGGGTGTCGATTCGTCGATCATACAGAATCGGCTTGTCTGGAAATACTCCGGCCACGAAGACACGTTCAGCGATCCGTTGGTCGATTGCCGCGATTGCAACTCGCGTCTGCGACAGGACAAGCTCGACACGAACGCTGACGGCAAGCACCTTTGTTCAAGCTGCGGTTCGACAAATCTGACCGACCCGCGCGATTTTAATCTGATGTTTCGCACAACGGTCGGAGCGGCTTCGGCGGATGACGACCCGACGGCTTTGGCATATCTCAGACCGGAAACCGCGCAGGGAATTTTTGTTAATTTCAAAAATGTGCTCGACACTTCGCGTCGCAAACTGCCGTTCGGCATCGCGCAGATCGGCAAAGCCTTTCGCAACGAGGTTACGCCCGGCAATTTCATTTTCCGAACGCGTGAATTCGAACAGATGGAGGTAGAGTATTTTTGCCGTCCCGAGTCTGCTCCGCAAATTCACCAGGATTGGATCGATGCTTACGGTGTATGGCTCGATTCGCTTGGAATTGCACGTGAGAACATTAAACACTACGAACAAACAAAGGAGGAGCTTGCGCATTATTCAGACAGGACGGTCGATTTTCTCTATCGGTTTTTTCCGGAGCGTGAAGATGAAGATAAGCAATTCGATGAGCTGCTCGGAATTGCAAACCGTACTGATTATGACTTGCGAGTCCACTCGAAAAAGCCTGAAGATGCCGAGGGAAAACGCATCAATCCTGACTCGACTGAGGACCTGTCGTATTTTGATCCGCAGACAAACGAAAGGTTCTATCCTTATTGCATAGAGCCGTCGATCGGCGTCAACCGCACCTTGCTCGCAGTGATGATGGACGCGTACACCGAAAAAACAAACGACAAAGGCGAGGTCCGCGTTATTCTACAACTCAAACCTGCACTAGCCCCGATCAAGGTTGCCGTTCTGCCGCTTGCAAAAAATAACGACGAGATCGTTACGCTGGCTAAGAAGTTGAAACGAGAATTGCAGCCTTCGATGCGAGCCGTTTACGACGACACCGGCGGCATCGGCAAGCTCTACGCCCGCCAAGACGAAGTCGGCACACCATTCTGCGTAACCGTCGATCATGAGTCGCTAGTCGATAACGCCGTCACCGTCCGCGACCGCGACACTTGGGAACAGGAACGGGTGGGCGTCGATGCCTTAAAAGAGTATTTGCAGAAGCGGCTGCAATAA
- a CDS encoding response regulator transcription factor, with translation MSEPQKVLVVDDEPQITRVLRHSLTAHRYDVRTAADGVSALDTFRDWHPDLIITDLQMPEMDGIEFCREVRKVSTLPIIVLSVKGEERTKVRALDAGADDYVVKPFGIDELLARVRAALRRSPEVNGDTETELADGDFHIDLSTREVSVAGVSIHLTPKEFDLLVFLFRNRNKVVTHRAILTAVWGGNSGEQNEYLRVFVGQLRKKIEKDPSQPLYLRTEPWVGYRFDSSPS, from the coding sequence ATGAGCGAGCCGCAAAAAGTTCTGGTTGTCGATGACGAACCGCAGATCACGCGTGTTTTGCGTCATAGCCTCACCGCCCATCGCTACGACGTTCGCACGGCTGCCGACGGCGTCTCGGCTCTCGACACGTTTCGCGACTGGCATCCCGATCTGATAATTACCGACCTGCAAATGCCGGAAATGGACGGTATCGAATTCTGCCGAGAGGTGCGGAAGGTTTCTACGCTGCCGATCATCGTGCTATCCGTAAAGGGCGAAGAGCGGACAAAGGTCAGGGCTCTCGACGCGGGAGCCGACGATTATGTAGTAAAGCCGTTCGGCATTGACGAGCTTCTCGCGCGCGTTCGCGCAGCCTTGAGACGTTCGCCTGAGGTTAATGGCGATACCGAAACGGAACTTGCTGATGGTGACTTTCACATTGATCTTTCTACACGCGAGGTCTCGGTCGCTGGCGTGTCGATACATCTCACGCCGAAAGAATTCGACTTGCTCGTATTCCTATTTCGCAACCGGAACAAGGTCGTCACCCACCGCGCAATTCTCACTGCCGTTTGGGGAGGCAACTCCGGTGAGCAAAATGAATATCTCCGCGTCTTTGTCGGGCAGCTTCGCAAAAAGATCGAAAAAGATCCGTCACAGCCGCTTTACCTCCGCACCGAACCCTGGGTCGGCTATAGATTTGACTCTTCACCATCGTAA
- a CDS encoding DUF4118 domain-containing protein, protein MAKGVFTSKLTRFGVSLAAVLLLAVLLIELRDTVNSTTVALVFLLVVLAAATFFGRNPALLASFVAMLCFNYFFLPPVHTWTISDPQNLVAWAAFTLTALIAGELSAYAQRRARESERLFEELQAAFKTATQAEALRQSEKLKSALLDAVTHDLRTPLTSIKASVTTLLDSEGGHRTIELDGSGRSEFLNIINEETDRLNGFIEGMVQLARVEAGSVDTTGALANVEEIITIALERAERVIAKHHMVLNLELELPLIRVDARAIAEVVYNLVENAAKYSPPDTTITISAQSHGNSVVISVMDEGKGIPVEMRDRVFEKFVRIEGESSDGLGLGLAIARGIVEAQKGKIEIKSGANDIGTKVTLTLPIGE, encoded by the coding sequence ATGGCGAAGGGCGTTTTTACATCAAAACTGACGAGATTCGGCGTATCTCTGGCGGCGGTGCTTTTGCTCGCGGTGCTGTTGATCGAGTTGCGCGACACGGTTAATTCGACCACCGTTGCCCTGGTATTCCTGTTGGTTGTTCTAGCTGCTGCGACCTTTTTTGGGCGAAACCCTGCTCTTCTGGCGTCGTTTGTTGCGATGCTATGTTTTAACTATTTTTTTCTGCCGCCGGTGCACACCTGGACGATATCTGATCCGCAGAATCTCGTCGCGTGGGCGGCGTTCACGCTGACGGCTCTTATCGCCGGTGAACTGTCGGCGTATGCGCAGCGACGAGCACGAGAGTCTGAGCGGCTTTTCGAGGAATTGCAGGCGGCGTTCAAAACGGCGACCCAGGCTGAGGCATTGCGGCAAAGCGAAAAGCTGAAATCGGCTTTGCTTGATGCTGTTACTCACGATCTGCGAACGCCGCTGACGTCTATTAAGGCTTCGGTCACCACATTGCTTGACAGTGAAGGCGGCCATCGGACGATTGAACTAGACGGATCGGGCCGCAGCGAATTTCTGAATATAATTAATGAAGAAACGGACCGGCTCAATGGCTTCATCGAAGGTATGGTCCAACTGGCACGCGTTGAGGCAGGTTCGGTAGACACGACAGGAGCTCTTGCCAATGTCGAAGAGATTATCACCATCGCCCTGGAGCGCGCAGAACGGGTAATCGCGAAACATCACATGGTGCTAAATCTCGAACTGGAATTGCCTCTTATCCGCGTCGATGCGCGGGCCATAGCCGAAGTGGTCTATAATCTCGTCGAGAACGCCGCGAAATATTCGCCGCCTGATACGACGATCACGATTTCGGCGCAATCGCACGGCAATAGCGTTGTGATCTCCGTCATGGACGAAGGCAAGGGAATTCCGGTAGAAATGCGGGATAGAGTATTTGAGAAGTTTGTTCGAATCGAAGGCGAATCATCAGATGGACTTGGTCTGGGGCTTGCCATTGCCCGCGGTATTGTCGAGGCTCAGAAAGGCAAGATCGAGATCAAATCAGGTGCGAATGACATCGGTACAAAAGTTACGCTGACGCTGCCGATAGGAGAGTAA
- the kdpB gene encoding potassium-transporting ATPase subunit KdpB, with translation MKKAISIWDRSIITQALIDAIRKLNPRRMLKNPVMFVVEVGAAFLTFRMMANMFMPATVTGFELQITLWLWFTVFFANFAEAMAEGRGKAQADTLRKSRTETSAKLLKNGGSIAETVVATKLRVGDIVYVEAGEFIPGDGEVVEGVASVDESAITGESAPVIRESGGDRSAVTGGTRVLSDWIKVKITSNPGETFIDRMIALVEGASRQKTPNEIALNILLAGLTIVFLLAVVTLQPFAIYSNSPQTIFVLVSLLVCLIPTTIGGLLSAIGIAGMDRLVQHNVLAMSGRAVEAAGDVNTLLLDKTGTITLGNRQAAEFIPLKGVSAETFADAAQLSSLADETPEGRSIIVFAKEMYGLRGREVGELSNSQAEFIPFTAQTRMSGVNLDGRQIRKGAVDAIEKYVLSGGQQSPAELREVVERIAKAGGTPLVVADNFKPLGVIYLKDIVKSGMRERFNELRKMGIKTVMITGDNPLTAASIANEAGVDDFLAEATPEDKMALIKREQAEGKLVAMTGDGTNDAPALAQADVGVAMNTGTQAAKEAGNMVDLDSNPTKLIEVVAIGKQLLMTRGALTTFSIANDVAKYFAIIPAMFAATFPVLNTLNIMGLKTPQSAILSAVIFNALVIIALIPLALKGVKYRPMSASSLLQRNLLIYGLGGIIAPFIGIKLVDMVITALGLA, from the coding sequence ATGAAAAAAGCAATTTCAATTTGGGATCGAAGCATTATTACTCAGGCGCTGATCGATGCGATCAGAAAACTCAACCCCCGGAGAATGCTAAAAAATCCGGTGATGTTCGTGGTCGAGGTCGGTGCCGCATTTTTGACCTTCCGGATGATGGCCAATATGTTTATGCCGGCGACTGTAACGGGCTTTGAACTGCAGATCACGCTGTGGCTTTGGTTCACAGTGTTTTTTGCAAACTTTGCAGAGGCAATGGCCGAGGGCCGCGGCAAGGCACAGGCCGACACGCTACGTAAATCAAGAACCGAGACGAGCGCAAAACTGCTGAAGAACGGCGGCAGTATTGCCGAAACGGTTGTGGCGACCAAACTCCGCGTCGGCGATATAGTCTACGTGGAGGCTGGCGAATTTATCCCAGGTGACGGTGAGGTTGTCGAAGGCGTCGCTAGCGTGGACGAATCGGCGATCACGGGCGAATCGGCGCCTGTCATTCGCGAGTCGGGTGGCGACCGTTCGGCTGTAACAGGCGGCACGCGCGTTTTGTCCGATTGGATCAAGGTTAAAATCACCTCCAATCCGGGTGAGACATTTATCGATCGCATGATCGCCCTTGTTGAAGGTGCGTCGAGACAGAAAACACCTAACGAGATCGCTCTGAATATCTTGCTTGCCGGCTTGACCATTGTTTTCTTACTTGCGGTCGTAACATTACAACCTTTTGCGATCTATTCGAACTCGCCGCAAACTATATTCGTGTTGGTTTCGCTGCTTGTATGCCTTATTCCCACTACGATCGGAGGACTACTGTCGGCGATCGGTATTGCGGGTATGGACCGGCTCGTCCAGCATAATGTTTTGGCGATGTCCGGTCGGGCTGTGGAAGCTGCGGGCGACGTTAACACGCTCCTGCTCGATAAAACTGGAACGATAACTCTTGGAAATCGTCAGGCAGCTGAGTTCATTCCGCTCAAAGGAGTTTCCGCTGAAACGTTCGCTGACGCTGCGCAACTCTCTTCGCTTGCAGATGAGACACCTGAGGGGCGATCCATCATCGTTTTTGCAAAGGAAATGTATGGGTTACGCGGTCGTGAGGTCGGTGAGCTTTCCAATAGCCAGGCGGAGTTTATCCCTTTTACCGCTCAGACTCGTATGTCGGGTGTAAATCTAGACGGGCGTCAGATCCGGAAAGGCGCGGTTGATGCTATTGAGAAATACGTATTAAGCGGAGGTCAGCAATCGCCGGCCGAACTTCGTGAGGTTGTAGAGAGAATTGCAAAAGCGGGCGGAACGCCGCTCGTCGTTGCCGACAATTTCAAACCGCTTGGTGTGATCTATCTTAAGGATATAGTCAAGAGCGGCATGCGGGAGCGATTTAACGAGCTTCGGAAGATGGGTATCAAAACGGTGATGATCACGGGTGACAATCCGCTCACTGCTGCGTCAATAGCAAATGAGGCGGGCGTTGACGATTTTCTCGCAGAGGCAACGCCCGAGGACAAGATGGCTCTCATCAAACGCGAGCAAGCCGAAGGGAAGCTCGTCGCCATGACTGGTGACGGAACAAACGATGCCCCAGCGCTCGCACAGGCTGATGTGGGCGTAGCAATGAACACTGGCACTCAAGCAGCCAAAGAGGCCGGTAATATGGTCGATCTCGACAGCAACCCTACAAAGCTGATCGAGGTTGTCGCTATCGGCAAGCAGCTTCTGATGACACGCGGAGCTCTGACGACCTTCTCAATCGCCAATGACGTTGCAAAATATTTCGCAATAATTCCGGCCATGTTCGCTGCGACATTTCCGGTTCTCAATACGCTCAACATCATGGGGTTGAAGACGCCGCAATCGGCGATATTATCGGCTGTTATTTTTAATGCGTTGGTAATTATTGCCTTGATCCCGTTGGCTCTGAAAGGTGTAAAATATCGCCCGATGTCGGCTTCGTCCCTATTGCAGAGAAACTTATTGATCTACGGACTCGGCGGCATAATCGCACCATTCATCGGAATTAAACTGGTTGACATGGTTATTACAGCACTAGGATTGGCTTAA
- a CDS encoding RHS repeat-associated core domain-containing protein has translation MSGYHFLQDHLGSTVAVTSSDGSVNEVNSYDSFGNPSNSSFSTRYQFTGREFDSFSGLQYSRARFYDPQIGRFISEDPIGFAGGDVNLYGYVWNDPLNFIDPFGLDGGPLNYFRDPFSPDNWMGNGLSNTLSDLLGLDDVARWSWDLGDHSQPNDVRAEAAMRLGANVALNIIGGGTVCRYLGKAGKWVRYGDEVPVGPNFRGAPFGNRKGGIGQFPHYHRQGPKYTKGKRKGESMPGQGMGRHRPFESHPSDNWFFDRF, from the coding sequence ATGAGCGGATATCATTTCTTGCAGGACCATCTTGGTTCGACGGTGGCGGTGACTAGTTCGGATGGGAGCGTTAACGAGGTGAACAGCTACGATTCGTTTGGGAATCCGTCGAATTCTTCGTTCTCGACGCGGTATCAGTTTACGGGGCGGGAGTTTGATTCGTTTAGCGGTCTGCAATACAGCCGTGCCAGATTCTACGACCCCCAAATAGGCCGCTTCATCTCCGAAGACCCGATCGGCTTCGCCGGCGGTGATGTGAATCTGTATGGGTATGTTTGGAATGATCCACTTAACTTTATTGATCCATTTGGGTTAGACGGTGGTCCTCTTAATTACTTTCGCGATCCATTTTCTCCTGACAACTGGATGGGGAACGGACTTTCCAACACGCTTTCCGATTTGCTGGGCTTAGACGATGTGGCTCGGTGGTCTTGGGATTTAGGTGACCACTCGCAACCGAACGATGTGAGAGCTGAAGCTGCGATGAGGCTCGGAGCCAACGTCGCTCTCAACATCATTGGGGGAGGGACTGTCTGTAGATATTTAGGGAAGGCAGGAAAATGGGTTAGATACGGCGACGAGGTACCGGTTGGACCAAACTTCCGCGGTGCACCGTTCGGAAATCGGAAAGGGGGTATAGGCCAGTTTCCTCATTATCACCGTCAAGGTCCGAAATATACTAAGGGAAAGAGAAAAGGAGAATCAATGCCAGGTCAGGGTATGGGACGACATCGTCCCTTTGAGAGCCATCCATCTGACAATTGGTTTTTTGATAGATTTTGA